The genomic DNA ACCTTGGTTTGCCGAGACTGTGGCTGGGTTCCTCGTTGCGATTCTTGTATCGTGCCGCTGACCTATTATCGTGAAGCCGGTAGGCTGACTTGCCGCTACTGTGGTAAGGCAGATCGATTGCCGGATCTCTGCCCCTTGTGCCATACTCCCCGTATAAATCCTATCGGTGACGGCACCGAACGTGTTGAAGCCGAAGTTCATCGTTTATTCCCACAGGTCACAGTCGCACGGCTCGATGGCGACACACTCCGGCATTCGCGGTCGGCGCATACTCTGTGGAAAGGGGCCAGATCCGGCTCGTGGGATGTTCTCATTGGGACCCAAGCGCTGTTTCGTCGGGAGCCACTGCCTCGCTATGGTTTGGTGGGGATCCTTCAAGCAGATTCCGGGCTGCATGTCTCGGAATTCCGTGCCGCGGAGCGCACCTATCACTTGCTGGTCGATGCTGTCAGCCTGGCATGTCCCGCGTCCGCCGGAGGTCGAGTCATCGTACAGACGCGTCTTCCTACCCATCATGCGATACAAGCCTTGATTTCCGGAGATCCTGATCACTTTTACAATGAAGAATTCGCCGCACGCCGGCTTCTTCATTATCCGCCCGTCTGCCGCTTGGCTGATCTCTCAGTAACCGGAAAAGATCTTAGGATAGTCGAAGAGGCCGCCAAGCGATGGGGCGCGGACCTTGAACAGAACGTCCATGACCAGGAGCCTCTGATTGTTTTAGGGCCAGTACCTGCAATACGCAGGCATCCCAAAGGTCATCAGCAATATCGCATCTTGGTAAAAGGAACTGCACTCACTGCTTTCAGTCGACGCCTCCATGATTCTGTCCAGAAAATGGAGCGAGAGTATCGCAAAGGGCTGATTAAATTCGTCATCGACATCGACCCCGTCGAAAATGGCTAAGGTGAGATGCCTTTCTTCTTTTTGTTCGCCCTGGAACTCGACACCGTCGCAGCCTTCTCCAGGAATAGAGTTCCACCCAGTTTTTTACGGGCCCGCCTGAATAGGCCGTAGGAAAACGAAATCCAAAATACGGATGAGAAGAGACCCAGCACGACGGCTGAAAGGATCGTCCCCATCTCGGATTCGGGAAGTGATTCTGCCTGGCCTCTGGATTGAATCATCAACACCAACGGCCAGGCAAAGCTTTCGAGGCCGAGCAACAAGGTAGCCCATGCCCATAGTGCCGCAATTGACTCCGTCATGAACCATAAGAAAAGCCCAACGCTCAGAGCCCATCCAACCACGGCGATCGCAGGGACCGTTCCGCCCCATATGAGCCAGAACCCGATTGTGGCAACGAGGGTCCCCAAAGATAGATTGAGAAATCTCATGACGGGTATGATCCAGGCATGGAATGCGGAGTCTGCAGAGGCCGTGGCGTAATTGTCAATGCGAAGAAGGTTGAGCGCGTGATGAGGTGTCTAGGCGATCAGCTCGGCAGCAACTGTATCGAGGAGGACTTTCAGTTCGAACGGCTTTTGAAGCGTCCGCCTGGCTCCGAGCATCTTTGCGACGTCCAAGAAATTGAGGATGCCGGTCGCATCACTTCCACCTGTCATCGCAATGACACGAGTATCGGGGAACTCGCGGCGGAACGCCATGATGGCTTCTAATCCGTCTTGATCCGGCATGAGAATATCCATGATGACAAGATCCGTCGATCTAGCCCGATACCGGTCAAGCCCCTCTTTCCCGTCACGGGCCTCTGCTACCTCATAACCGGCCTGCTCCAACGTGTCCCGGATGAGCTGACGAACTTGGTCCTGATCATCAACCACGAGGACCGACGGCATCCGACACCTCAATCGATATTCTGGATGGTTCTGGGGCGGAGTTGGTCGGCACACCCGGGGATCCCGGACAGGCAAGAGACGTATCCAATGCCCGGCGGATGGCATACGCCAGCTCATGTAACGTAAGCGGTTTTAGGAGGCATTCCGTAACGCTCTGCGAACAGGTATCGTCCAGGTCAGGTACGCCATTTGATCCGCTGCAGAGAATGACCGGGAAATCCGGTCGCAGTTGTCGACATTCCCGAGCCAGGCGATTTCCGCTCATTCCCGGCATCGTCCGGTCGGTGATCAACAAGTCGAACCGTTTGGGTTCGACTTGAAAGACTTCCAATGCTTCGGCAGCCGTCCTGCATACCACCGGATAGTAGCCGAGGAATTCCAACACTTCTCTTGCGAAACGCACCACGGAGTCTTCGTCATCGACGAATAAGATACACTCCTGTCCCCGGGGAAGCGGGTCGTCTGCCTGAGTCGTAGACGGAGCGCAAATCGGAAGAGCGGGTAGGTAGACCGATACCGTCGTACCGGCGCCGATGTGGCTCTCAACCATCAAGATACCGCCATGCGCCGTGACGATGTCGTAGACGACCGCTAGCCCAACGCTCTGCCTCTCGCTGACAGCCTTGGACGACACAAATGAGGCGACCAATCGACTGACTCTATCGGAATCCATGCCATCGCCTGTATCCTGAACGCTCAGGCAAACGTACGATCCAGCAGGGAGTCGTCCGGAAGGCAGAATCTGATCCGTTTCAAAGTGCCGGTTCTGAAGCTGAACCTCAAGGACTCCTCCCCTCTCCTTCATTGCACGAAGGGCGTGATCAACCAGATTGAAAATCATTTCATGCATCTGCACGGCATTGGCCAAAACAGGGTTGGTCGCATGATTAACCTGCGCTCGGAGCTCAATCCACAAGGGGATCGTCGGACGAAGGAATCTGAGGGATTCTTTCGCCAAGGAATGGAGTAACAGCGGACATCGATCTTGATCGTTGTGCCCACCGAAGGCCAACAACTGCTGGATCAGCTCACGAGATCTTTTTCCCGCCGCTATGACTTGTCTGATATGACGATGAGCCTTGCTCTCAGCAGGAATCAACGGGAGCGTCAACTCGCTGAAACCCAGTACAGCCGTAAGGCCATTATTCAGCTCATGTGCGATGCCACCGGCAAAGGTGCTGATCGCTTCCATCCTCGCTGTCTCGCGCCGCCGGGCATCCATATTCTTACGATCCGTTACATCGACAACCGTCCCGAGTGTGCGCACCGGCTGCCCCGAAGAACCATCACCATCAAACGAAGTCACGGAACGAAGACTGATATGGCGCACGCCGCCATCTGGTCTGACAAGACGGTGCTCGACCTCATACCGGCCATTGTCTGTGGCATCACGGGCTCGTTGGACCGTAGAGATGATCCGAACCCGATCGTCAGCGTGAACCAGTTCGAAGTAGCGCTGCCATGAAGCTGGCTCATCAAGACCGATACCACAGATGTCTCGTAGGATGGGTGACCAACAGAGGGAATCAGTTCGGTGGTCGAGTTCAAAGAACCCGACCTGTCCTGTCTGCACGGCAAGATTAAGTCGTGTCTCGCTATCTCGGAGCGCCTGCTCGGCCTGCCGACAAGCGGCGATGTCTGTGTTTGGAGTGCTATCAGACGCTTCTATGACAGGC from Nitrospira sp. includes the following:
- a CDS encoding Response regulator encodes the protein MPSVLVVDDQDQVRQLIRDTLEQAGYEVAEARDGKEGLDRYRARSTDLVIMDILMPDQDGLEAIMAFRREFPDTRVIAMTGGSDATGILNFLDVAKMLGARRTLQKPFELKVLLDTVAAELIA
- a CDS encoding diguanylate cyclase/phosphodiesterase (GGDEF & EAL domains) with PAS/PAC sensor(s), which gives rise to MVAGLFLGLLLFLSFFLWALIRQRQENVLNSTVVAATNCSVLVTDATLSHHPIIYANPAFLLLTGYAEQEVIGQTTSILTGPDTDRASMEKLAMALQDGWACRVRLCHYRKNGTSFWNDVSLSPVKDRLSRVTSIVWTMNEVLQQGPVIEASDSTPNTDIAACRQAEQALRDSETRLNLAVQTGQVGFFELDHRTDSLCWSPILRDICGIGLDEPASWQRYFELVHADDRVRIISTVQRARDATDNGRYEVEHRLVRPDGGVRHISLRSVTSFDGDGSSGQPVRTLGTVVDVTDRKNMDARRRETARMEAISTFAGGIAHELNNGLTAVLGFSELTLPLIPAESKAHRHIRQVIAAGKRSRELIQQLLAFGGHNDQDRCPLLLHSLAKESLRFLRPTIPLWIELRAQVNHATNPVLANAVQMHEMIFNLVDHALRAMKERGGVLEVQLQNRHFETDQILPSGRLPAGSYVCLSVQDTGDGMDSDRVSRLVASFVSSKAVSERQSVGLAVVYDIVTAHGGILMVESHIGAGTTVSVYLPALPICAPSTTQADDPLPRGQECILFVDDEDSVVRFAREVLEFLGYYPVVCRTAAEALEVFQVEPKRFDLLITDRTMPGMSGNRLARECRQLRPDFPVILCSGSNGVPDLDDTCSQSVTECLLKPLTLHELAYAIRRALDTSLACPGSPGVPTNSAPEPSRISIEVSDAVGPRG